A stretch of the Cytobacillus sp. IB215665 genome encodes the following:
- the pelF gene encoding GT4 family glycosyltransferase PelF: MKICLVAEGSYPYITGGVSSWIQSLISNISEHEFIVYTIGAEKKLKGKFKYSLPNNVSHVVETFLDEFDENGDQWGGRYNLSLEEKAAIRSLLDSRTTKWDVLFSLFSSHRIKSVTSFLKSRDFFEIVQEICLEKYSEIPFTEMFWTLRSMVLPLFLAIKNSLPEADIYHSVSTGYAGVIGSLGSFLYDKPLVLTEHGIYTREREEEIIKAKWVKGYFKDLWIQYFYNMSNCTYSYANNIVTLFNKNKEIQIELGCAENKISIIPNGIDIKNFEALSLKQEKSKDDIFIGAIVRVVPIKDIKTMLQSFSIVKASVPNAKFYILGPLDEDKEYYEECVQLVNSLHLKDVIFTGEVNIKDYIMQLDILVLSSISEGQPLAILEGMACGKPFVATDVGNCKGLLMGEADDLGAAGIIVPMMQYVMMGQAIIKLCENAKLRKSYGENGKKRVRTFYQKETFIDNYKQLYNKTVIN; encoded by the coding sequence ATGAAAATTTGTTTGGTTGCTGAAGGTTCATACCCTTATATTACAGGCGGAGTATCGAGTTGGATTCAATCGTTAATATCAAATATATCAGAGCACGAATTTATCGTTTATACGATCGGAGCAGAAAAAAAATTAAAAGGGAAATTTAAGTATAGCTTGCCGAATAATGTAAGTCATGTAGTAGAGACTTTTCTCGATGAATTTGATGAGAACGGAGATCAATGGGGAGGTCGCTATAATCTTTCTTTAGAGGAAAAAGCAGCTATCAGATCTTTACTTGATAGTAGAACAACTAAGTGGGATGTCCTTTTTTCATTATTTTCTAGTCATAGAATTAAATCTGTTACTAGTTTTCTAAAGAGTAGAGACTTTTTTGAGATTGTTCAAGAAATTTGTTTGGAAAAATATAGTGAAATCCCTTTTACTGAAATGTTTTGGACATTACGCTCAATGGTTTTACCTTTGTTTTTGGCGATTAAAAATTCTTTGCCAGAGGCTGACATATACCATAGTGTATCTACCGGATACGCAGGAGTAATTGGCAGTTTAGGAAGTTTTTTATATGATAAACCATTAGTTTTAACAGAGCATGGCATTTATACAAGAGAAAGAGAGGAGGAAATTATTAAAGCGAAATGGGTAAAAGGGTATTTTAAAGATTTATGGATTCAATATTTTTATAATATGTCAAATTGTACGTATTCCTACGCGAATAACATTGTTACTTTATTTAATAAAAACAAAGAAATTCAAATTGAACTAGGTTGTGCAGAAAATAAAATATCAATTATACCAAATGGAATTGATATAAAAAATTTCGAAGCATTATCATTAAAGCAAGAGAAGTCTAAAGATGACATTTTTATAGGTGCGATTGTTCGAGTTGTTCCAATTAAAGATATAAAAACGATGCTTCAAAGTTTCTCCATAGTAAAGGCTTCAGTGCCGAATGCAAAGTTCTATATTTTAGGACCGCTTGATGAAGATAAGGAATATTACGAGGAATGTGTACAGCTCGTAAATAGTTTGCACCTTAAAGATGTGATATTTACAGGTGAAGTAAATATCAAAGATTATATAATGCAATTAGATATCCTTGTTTTATCAAGCATAAGCGAAGGACAACCATTAGCTATTTTAGAAGGAATGGCTTGTGGTAAGCCATTTGTAGCCACTGATGTAGGTAATTGTAAAGGGCTGTTAATGGGTGAAGCTGATGATCTGGGGGCTGCAGGTATTATCGTTCCTATGATGCAATATGTCATGATGGGACAAGCAATTATTAAACTATGTGAAAATGCTAAGCTTAGAAAAAGCTATGGAGAAAATGGTAAAAAACGTGTGAGAACTTTTTACCAAAAAGAAACATTTATCGATAATTATAAACAACTTTATAATAAAACGGTGATAAATTAA
- a CDS encoding DUF4956 domain-containing protein, translated as MEGQFNFNDILKNSVLKLDSFGNVSIMTILIGIVCSTLLGLFIYFVYLKTFKSVVYSNNFNVTLVLMTMITSLVIMTISTNIVLSLGMVGALSIVRFRTAIKDPLDIVFMFWAITCGIAIGAGVYTVAIFGSLFVAIVVYVLSKKKWKHVTYLLVVHYDEQANDLIKEQLNKLNYSLKSKIVRKQRTELTVKIKLKVDNTSFVHKLASIDGVGDVSLVQYSGDYAS; from the coding sequence ATGGAAGGACAATTTAATTTTAATGATATTTTAAAAAATAGCGTATTAAAACTAGATAGCTTTGGGAATGTATCGATTATGACTATCTTGATCGGTATAGTATGTTCTACACTACTAGGATTATTCATATATTTCGTATACTTGAAGACGTTTAAAAGTGTCGTTTATAGCAATAATTTTAATGTGACACTCGTATTGATGACTATGATTACATCATTAGTCATTATGACAATTAGTACAAATATTGTTCTATCATTAGGTATGGTTGGCGCATTGAGTATTGTTCGTTTCCGTACAGCAATAAAAGATCCACTTGACATTGTATTTATGTTTTGGGCGATTACTTGTGGAATAGCAATAGGAGCAGGTGTATATACAGTTGCAATATTTGGCTCTCTTTTCGTAGCTATAGTCGTATATGTTCTTTCCAAGAAGAAATGGAAACATGTCACGTATTTATTAGTTGTTCATTATGATGAACAGGCAAATGATTTGATTAAGGAACAGCTGAACAAATTGAACTATTCTCTTAAATCAAAGATTGTAAGGAAGCAGCGCACTGAACTAACAGTGAAAATAAAGCTTAAAGTAGACAATACATCCTTTGTCCATAAACTAGCAAGTATTGATGGTGTGGGTGATGTGTCACTCGTACAGTATAGTGGAGATTATGCTTCTTAA
- a CDS encoding polyphosphate polymerase domain-containing protein, translated as MKKLRHELKFYINVSEYNILREKLQTILQRDHNAIDEEGYHIRSLYFDNCVDNDLFEKTYGIYKRKKFRIRIYNYSDKIIKLEKKSRYGEYVCKESLKLTKNEFDKLLGWDYDFLRSKESTLAKDFYLYLRSEHMSPKVIVDYVREAYIEHIEDVRITFDKYLSTSNNSTDLFNPDLVTYEVLKYPLMIMEVKYNSYLPDYIRDILQLDSHHRSAISKYVICRENRIQYYHQ; from the coding sequence ATGAAAAAGTTACGTCATGAATTGAAATTTTATATTAATGTGTCAGAATACAATATTTTAAGAGAAAAGCTTCAAACAATTTTACAGAGAGATCATAACGCAATTGATGAAGAAGGCTACCATATTCGGAGCTTATATTTTGATAACTGTGTTGATAATGACCTTTTTGAAAAGACGTATGGTATATATAAAAGAAAGAAGTTTCGTATTCGTATTTATAATTACAGTGATAAAATTATTAAACTGGAAAAGAAAAGTCGATACGGTGAGTATGTTTGTAAGGAATCTTTAAAGTTAACAAAAAATGAATTTGATAAACTGCTCGGTTGGGATTATGACTTTTTGAGAAGTAAGGAAAGTACGCTTGCGAAGGACTTTTACTTGTATTTAAGAAGTGAACATATGTCACCAAAAGTTATTGTCGATTATGTAAGAGAAGCTTATATAGAGCATATTGAAGATGTGAGAATTACGTTTGATAAATATTTGAGTACGAGTAACAATTCTACAGATCTGTTTAATCCAGATTTGGTAACTTATGAAGTATTAAAGTACCCTCTAATGATTATGGAAGTGAAATATAATTCATATTTGCCAGATTATATTCGTGATATATTACAGCTTGACAGTCACCATAGATCAGCAATATCTAAATATGTCATTTGCAGAGAGAATCGTATTCAATATTATCATCAATAA
- a CDS encoding DUF2194 domain-containing protein, translating to MNYKFRIGKTVHLIILSVFLAGIFLGIVRSDLILTIVPGSSQLKNSGQMSYERLPVDVLNEIQAEEYLLIYNEGSRESVLLKDNIQQTLLYMKKKVEVIPHSLVPEQIDQYKNVIIALEEISKIPTLDQLMEYTSNGGKILFAMRPEIDNSLYNVYRKLGIYEVGDFITLEGIKLTSNILINQRELTIGAENIAKNSSLAVGLESKADVLATSDDDTPLMWSMSFNNGKFIVFNGTMLSTKENRGLISGALSMLNDDFIYPILDMKVLYLDDFPAPIQAGYHEGIFEEYRRDIKSFFEDIWWPDILSGAAKYDVVYTGVLIETYNDVVKAPFNDIGSDRSTLIRYGRELLKMGGELGVHGYNHQSLTTDPAAVVDLGYNAWNSMGDMVLALQTVESFVKQSFPNYPLTTYVPPSNRISDEGVQALLESIPTINTISSLYLEDDVGYSKIQEFEATSTHNNLPRITSGYEYSEKNKWAIANAITSIGVFSHFIHPDDIFDENRSFSKSWSTLSKEYNGMLSDLHADYPWLQSRTASNASIQMANYLNAEVFIKQDSDRIIAYVDRFAQEMKFLLRTNKKITSLKNCTVTKVDDDIYVVSTKDMIIEIGLVD from the coding sequence ATGAATTATAAGTTTCGAATTGGGAAAACAGTTCATTTAATTATCTTGTCTGTTTTTTTAGCAGGAATATTTTTAGGAATAGTTCGTTCAGATCTTATCCTTACAATTGTACCGGGTAGTTCACAACTAAAGAATAGTGGGCAGATGAGTTATGAACGATTGCCTGTAGATGTTTTAAATGAAATACAAGCTGAAGAATATTTACTTATATATAATGAAGGTAGCCGTGAGAGTGTGTTGTTAAAGGATAATATCCAACAAACTTTATTATATATGAAGAAAAAGGTGGAAGTCATACCTCATTCACTTGTCCCTGAGCAAATTGATCAATACAAGAATGTCATTATAGCATTAGAAGAAATTAGCAAGATTCCTACTTTGGATCAATTAATGGAATATACCTCAAATGGTGGGAAAATATTGTTTGCAATGCGCCCTGAAATAGACAATTCACTTTATAATGTTTACCGAAAACTTGGAATATATGAAGTAGGAGATTTTATTACTCTAGAGGGAATAAAACTTACTTCTAACATCCTTATTAATCAGCGAGAGTTAACGATTGGAGCAGAAAATATTGCGAAAAATTCTTCCTTAGCTGTTGGCTTGGAAAGCAAAGCAGACGTTCTTGCAACGTCTGATGATGATACTCCTCTTATGTGGAGTATGTCATTTAATAACGGAAAATTCATCGTTTTTAATGGCACGATGCTAAGTACAAAAGAAAATAGAGGGTTGATTTCTGGTGCATTAAGTATGCTAAATGATGATTTTATTTATCCTATTTTGGATATGAAAGTCCTATACTTAGATGATTTTCCTGCTCCAATCCAAGCTGGGTACCATGAGGGAATATTTGAAGAATATCGAAGGGATATAAAAAGCTTTTTTGAAGACATTTGGTGGCCTGATATTTTAAGTGGAGCAGCAAAGTATGATGTAGTATATACTGGTGTATTAATTGAAACATATAATGACGTCGTGAAAGCTCCATTTAATGATATTGGATCCGATCGTAGTACACTTATTCGGTACGGTAGAGAATTATTGAAAATGGGAGGAGAATTAGGTGTTCACGGATATAATCACCAGTCTTTAACTACAGATCCAGCCGCTGTAGTAGATTTGGGGTACAACGCTTGGAATTCAATGGGTGATATGGTGTTAGCATTACAAACGGTCGAGAGCTTTGTAAAGCAGAGTTTTCCAAATTATCCGCTTACAACATACGTGCCTCCGTCTAATAGGATCAGCGATGAGGGTGTGCAAGCACTACTAGAATCGATACCCACTATCAACACAATTTCATCATTGTATTTAGAGGATGATGTAGGATATTCAAAGATACAAGAATTTGAAGCGACAAGCACACATAACAACCTACCAAGGATTACTTCAGGATATGAATATTCCGAGAAAAATAAATGGGCGATCGCTAATGCCATTACATCAATCGGCGTTTTTTCACATTTTATTCACCCTGACGATATTTTTGATGAAAATCGTTCTTTTTCTAAAAGTTGGTCAACACTTTCAAAAGAGTATAATGGAATGTTAAGCGATTTACATGCTGATTATCCTTGGTTACAGAGTAGAACTGCATCAAATGCTAGTATTCAAATGGCAAATTACTTAAATGCCGAAGTATTTATTAAGCAAGATAGTGATCGTATCATTGCTTATGTTGATCGTTTTGCACAAGAAATGAAATTCTTATTACGTACAAACAAGAAAATTACTAGTTTGAAAAATTGTACAGTTACAAAAGTGGATGACGATATTTATGTCGTATCGACAAAAGATATGATAATAGAGATTGGGTTGGTAGATTAA
- the pelG gene encoding exopolysaccharide Pel transporter PelG → MAGIGFQLKKLFNEQGILNQVKAYSYSTIVTVGPLALCILLLTFAQQLLIYADTPFVEREKFLAAAQYALIFSQIITGGFNLIISRYVADHIFLKKYDYILSSMYGVICICVTIGAVSAFLFYLFSPMNFTFKVVSYIFFVELIIIWIQCMYVSALKDYMKIVRSFVVGVVVSIALISICIYALKIYSATAMFICLDIGFAIMVIRFTHYIRAFFHVNNEKYFLFFSYMRLYPYLFVCGLLYTLGLYGHTLIIWHSKVQYTVEETFTVAPYYDVPVFFAYLSVLPAMVLFVVSLETSFYKTYRSYYDRILNSFPLKDILSAKKTMFKTLSLELTFITEIQLLVVICSIALGLKYLPTLGFTFEQMHIFTILVLGNLFFIMMYTVVLILLYFDDQKGACLTTVVYTVGSMVLTAVLNRYDIYGYAVFIVACGALIFGLWKLTSYLNNIDYYTFCSQPILNKEKPKKVGNLFKRMRKQYE, encoded by the coding sequence ATGGCAGGAATAGGTTTTCAATTAAAGAAGCTTTTTAATGAACAAGGTATTTTGAATCAAGTTAAGGCTTATAGTTATTCAACAATCGTAACTGTTGGCCCTCTTGCTTTATGTATATTGTTATTAACCTTTGCGCAACAATTATTAATATATGCTGATACCCCATTTGTAGAAAGAGAGAAGTTTTTAGCTGCAGCACAATATGCACTCATTTTTTCACAGATTATCACAGGTGGATTTAACTTGATTATTTCTAGGTATGTTGCTGACCATATCTTTTTGAAGAAGTATGATTACATTTTGTCATCAATGTATGGAGTCATTTGCATTTGCGTAACGATTGGTGCTGTCAGTGCATTCTTGTTTTATTTATTTTCGCCAATGAATTTTACATTTAAGGTTGTATCCTATATTTTTTTCGTGGAACTGATCATCATTTGGATTCAGTGTATGTATGTATCTGCATTAAAGGACTATATGAAGATAGTGAGGAGCTTTGTAGTAGGAGTAGTTGTCTCTATAGCTTTAATTAGTATTTGCATATATGCTTTGAAAATATATAGTGCAACAGCGATGTTTATTTGCCTCGATATTGGTTTTGCTATTATGGTTATTCGGTTTACACATTATATTCGAGCATTTTTTCACGTTAATAATGAAAAATACTTCTTATTCTTTTCATACATGAGGCTATATCCCTATTTGTTCGTATGTGGGTTGCTTTATACACTAGGTCTGTATGGGCATACTTTAATAATATGGCATAGTAAGGTTCAATATACGGTGGAAGAAACGTTCACAGTTGCACCTTATTATGATGTACCTGTTTTCTTTGCTTATTTAAGTGTTCTCCCAGCTATGGTACTATTTGTCGTTTCATTAGAAACATCATTTTACAAAACTTATCGCTCATACTATGATCGGATTTTAAATTCATTTCCGTTAAAGGATATTTTATCGGCAAAAAAAACGATGTTTAAAACTTTATCGTTAGAGCTGACATTTATTACAGAAATACAATTGCTTGTAGTCATATGTTCGATTGCATTAGGTTTGAAGTATTTACCAACACTCGGTTTTACGTTTGAACAAATGCATATTTTTACTATTTTAGTACTTGGAAATTTATTTTTTATCATGATGTATACTGTTGTTTTAATACTATTATATTTCGACGATCAAAAAGGGGCTTGCTTAACCACGGTTGTTTACACTGTGGGAAGTATGGTTTTGACAGCTGTTTTAAATCGTTATGACATTTATGGGTATGCTGTTTTTATCGTCGCATGTGGTGCATTAATCTTTGGATTATGGAAGCTCACAAGCTACTTAAATAATATAGATTACTATACTTTCTGTTCGCAACCTATATTAAATAAAGAAAAACCTAAAAAGGTTGGGAACTTATTCAAACGTATGAGAAAACAGTATGAATAG
- a CDS encoding CotH kinase family protein, with protein MISNKFIVIIYSIATIFVVASCSNDSINEAQTKENTQEVVISSGISEDNRLYDFYERDSVVTLYVTILGDNQSNDPVSFYELNNWYSIYNSQTESPKLDIIIQEGNDDGPINGSFNHTGTSDANASISIRGKSTRIAPQKSYKINLHDRAGLWRGQKTLNLNKHPYDPTRVRNKLSFDYFTEIANLTSVRTQFVQLYVKDLTSGRTNEQFEDYGLFTHVEQVNERFLASHGLDPNGNLYKASNFEFYRYPEQLRLESDPLFDKGQFESILENKGSKDHQQLLDMLDDVNNKTLNINDVVNEHFDKENYLTWVAANILVGNTDIMTQNYYLYSPINSKKWYFLPWDYDGAWREPIEEGEVRQYPEWHTGLSNYWGSVLHNRFFKDPTNVDALTKKIEELSQTINPNQTRKMLDEYYNTVYKFVNSAPDLSYLRVNIANFDDSYYSMVNVTEQNMKSYFTNLEKPMPFFLGVTHEGNGSYLLTWDPSYDVQGDDISYVVQVSRDPSFLDIVYEKKDMIDTKSSIDQLDPGQYFLRVTAIDSKGNVQYAFDQYEDSDGVKYFGILAFHVQ; from the coding sequence ATGATAAGTAATAAATTTATAGTCATTATTTACAGTATTGCAACAATATTTGTTGTTGCAAGTTGTAGTAATGATAGCATCAATGAAGCACAAACTAAGGAAAATACACAAGAAGTAGTAATATCTAGCGGGATAAGTGAAGATAATCGTCTTTATGATTTTTATGAGCGAGACTCAGTTGTAACGCTCTACGTTACAATACTAGGAGACAACCAGAGTAATGATCCGGTTTCATTTTACGAGCTAAATAATTGGTACAGCATCTATAATAGCCAAACAGAATCTCCTAAGTTAGATATTATTATTCAAGAAGGAAATGATGATGGGCCGATAAATGGTAGCTTCAATCATACAGGAACATCAGATGCGAATGCATCAATTAGTATAAGAGGGAAATCTACTAGAATTGCACCACAAAAATCTTATAAGATAAACTTGCATGATCGAGCAGGACTTTGGAGAGGTCAAAAAACACTCAATCTAAATAAACATCCGTATGACCCTACGAGAGTTCGCAACAAACTTTCTTTTGATTATTTTACTGAAATAGCTAATTTGACGAGTGTGAGAACACAATTTGTTCAGTTATATGTAAAGGACCTAACTTCAGGAAGAACAAATGAACAATTTGAAGACTATGGATTATTTACCCATGTAGAGCAAGTAAATGAACGTTTCTTAGCATCACATGGCCTTGATCCGAATGGCAATTTATATAAAGCTTCAAATTTTGAATTTTACCGTTATCCAGAACAGTTAAGGCTTGAATCTGATCCATTATTTGATAAGGGTCAATTTGAGAGTATTTTAGAAAACAAGGGCAGTAAAGATCATCAACAACTATTAGACATGCTTGATGATGTGAATAATAAAACATTGAACATAAATGATGTTGTCAATGAACATTTCGATAAAGAAAATTATTTGACATGGGTAGCTGCAAATATACTAGTAGGAAACACAGATATTATGACACAAAATTACTATTTGTACAGCCCAATCAATTCAAAAAAATGGTATTTTCTCCCGTGGGATTATGATGGTGCTTGGCGAGAGCCTATTGAAGAGGGTGAAGTAAGACAATATCCAGAATGGCATACTGGATTATCGAATTATTGGGGGTCAGTATTACATAATCGTTTTTTTAAGGACCCAACTAATGTAGACGCACTAACTAAGAAGATTGAGGAACTCTCTCAAACTATAAATCCGAATCAAACAAGGAAAATGTTAGACGAATATTACAATACAGTTTATAAATTTGTAAATAGTGCTCCAGATTTATCTTATTTACGTGTGAATATAGCTAATTTTGATGATAGTTATTATTCAATGGTGAATGTTACTGAACAAAATATGAAAAGCTATTTTACTAATCTTGAGAAACCAATGCCTTTTTTTCTAGGGGTTACTCATGAAGGTAACGGTAGTTATTTATTAACTTGGGATCCCTCATATGATGTTCAAGGCGATGATATTTCTTATGTTGTTCAAGTTAGTCGTGATCCCTCCTTCCTAGATATCGTTTATGAAAAGAAAGATATGATAGATACAAAATCTAGTATTGATCAATTAGACCCAGGCCAATATTTTTTGAGAGTGACTGCTATCGATAGTAAAGGAAATGTACAATATGCATTTGATCAATATGAAGATTCCGATGGTGTAAAGTATTTCGGAATACTAGCTTTTCATGTTCAATGA
- a CDS encoding putative glycoside hydrolase, producing MLKKVIFVAIFIIVSFITLYFPLSAKHKNALMNVEDYVIYYGHVNDKLVKELSSYDLIIIEPHQMTTEQVQTIKDSGTIVLGYISMMELATWNEDFVTKVQQDDYLIINNERVYVEDWDTYLMDISKPHYQQLLIDEIHIEIIQKNLDGIFIDTIGDIDDFFYDQPHIANKLRDSYVELLNTVNEQHSDLLLLQNWGFETFKEASKDYVDGIMWEDFDKRKLENSSWGQQWIAFFKDIKKNEKVAVFTVAPDNKGVKYSKQQQFVPFKNESSIYDEMN from the coding sequence ATGTTGAAAAAAGTTATATTTGTTGCCATTTTCATTATTGTAAGTTTCATAACACTATACTTTCCTCTAAGCGCAAAGCATAAAAACGCTTTAATGAATGTTGAAGATTATGTCATATATTATGGCCATGTAAACGACAAGCTTGTTAAGGAACTTAGTTCATACGATTTAATCATCATAGAACCTCACCAAATGACAACAGAACAAGTTCAAACAATTAAAGATAGCGGAACAATCGTTTTAGGTTATATTAGCATGATGGAATTAGCAACATGGAATGAAGATTTTGTAACAAAAGTACAACAGGATGACTACCTAATCATTAATAATGAGAGAGTATACGTTGAAGATTGGGATACATATTTAATGGATATTTCAAAACCACATTATCAGCAGTTATTAATAGACGAAATACATATTGAGATCATCCAAAAAAACCTTGATGGTATTTTTATAGATACAATTGGTGATATCGATGACTTTTTTTATGATCAACCACATATTGCTAATAAGCTTCGTGATAGCTATGTAGAGCTGCTGAATACCGTCAATGAACAACATTCAGACCTGCTGTTGTTACAAAATTGGGGATTTGAAACGTTTAAAGAAGCCTCAAAGGATTATGTGGATGGAATCATGTGGGAAGACTTTGACAAAAGGAAGTTAGAGAATAGTTCCTGGGGGCAACAATGGATTGCATTTTTTAAAGATATAAAAAAGAATGAAAAAGTTGCAGTTTTTACAGTTGCACCTGATAATAAAGGCGTTAAATATAGCAAGCAACAACAGTTTGTTCCTTTCAAAAATGAAAGTAGTATATACGATGAAATGAACTAA